Proteins encoded together in one Vigna angularis cultivar LongXiaoDou No.4 chromosome 5, ASM1680809v1, whole genome shotgun sequence window:
- the LOC108319605 gene encoding transcription factor MYB46 — MRKPEVSAKNSSNINNKLRKGLWSPEEDDKLMNYMLNSGQGCWSDVARNAGLQRCGKSCRLRWINYLRPDLKRGAFSPQEEELIVHLHALLGNRWSQIAARLPGRTDNEIKNFWNSTIKKRLKNISSNTSPNGSESSYEPNKDLNMAGFTTSNTHQDQHADFMPMFNSSSSPSPSMHATVLNSIIDRLPMLDHGLNVPVSGGFFNATGPCFSTQSGVDHKGLYLENGGVFGSVNIGAEGDMYVPPLESVSTTSDHNLKVESTCNTDTNNSYFDDINSIILNNCSNKRTENRAGVENLFQQELTMGEWDLEELMNDVSSFPFLDFSNIQ; from the exons ATGAGGAAGCCCGAGGTGTCTGCAAAAAACAGCTCCAACATTAATAACAAGCTTCGAAAGGGCTTGTGGTCACCTGAAGAAGATGACAAGCTCATGAACTACATGCTAAACAGTGGACAAGGTTGTTGGAGCGATGTAGCCAGAAATGCTGGCCTTCAAAGGTGTGGCAAAAGTTGTCGCCTTCGATGGATCAATTACTTGAGGCCTGATCTCAAACGAGGTGCATTCTCTCCACAAGAAGAGGAACTCATCGTCCATTTGCATGCCCTTCTCGGAAACAG ATGGTCTCAAATAGCGGCGCGCTTGCCTGGGAGAACTGACaatgaaattaagaatttttggaaTTCAACAATAAAGAAAAGACTGAAGAACATCTCATCCAACACCTCACCAAACGGAAGCGAGTCCTCGTATGAGCCTAACAAAGACCTTAACATGGCAGGGTTTACTACTTCTAATACCCATCAAGATCAACATGCTGATTTTATGCCTATGTTCAATTCAtcatcatctccatcaccatccaTGCATGCCACAGTTCTCAATTCCATTATTGACAGGTTGCCTATGCTAGATCATGGACTAAACGTGCCAGTTTCCGGTGGATTCTTCAATGCTACAGGGCCATGCTTCTCAACGCAAAGTGGAGTTGATCACAAAGGTTTATATTTGGAAAATGGAGGAGTATTTGGGAGTGTAAATATTGGGGCAGAAGGGGATATGTATGTTCCTCCTCTAGAGAGTGTTAGCACTACTTCTGACCATAACCTGAAAGTGGAGAGCACCTGCAACACAGATACTAACAATAGTTACTTTGATGACATAAACAGCATCATCCTTAATAACTGCAGCAACAAGAGAACTGAAAATAGGGCTGGAGTGGAGAATTTATTTCAACAAGAGTTAACCATGGGAGAGTGGGACTTGGAGGAGTTGATGAACGATGTTTCATCCTTTCCCTTTCTTGATTTTTCAAATATCCAATAA